The Rosa rugosa chromosome 1, drRosRugo1.1, whole genome shotgun sequence genomic sequence CCAAAAGACGTGTGTTATAGCAAAATATTTGACATTCAAAGACTTCGCAACTACCAAAATCTGTTCCAAGCCCCTTCCAATTTGTTcttgaaaaatgaaaactatTCACGCTTGGTTTATCTAATCATCTAACATGTCTCGATCAAAAATTTCACAATACTCTAGAACTTCAATGCTTTTTAGAGGTCAACTGTTAAGGTTCAAATAACatgtaaataaatatttaattaacaATTAAATCATCTAAAAGAAGGTCATTGATGCTCTATACCACGCAATATTTTGATTTGTTAAACAAGGATTGAACCATCTTTTTTGCTTTGAAAAAAAGTTTGGAATCCGCcctaacccaaaaaaaaaaaaaaaaaaaatatttgaattGGATTGCTCACACAATAGCGCGCGCGCGCGCCCAGAATGCAGCAGACGCATATGAAGCAACTGGTCTACACCAGAATCCAAGCATGGAAGCGGTGCATGTCTTTAGCCCAACGCTGCACCAACATGCGCATCCTCAAACCCAGCCACGCCGTCTTCATCACCCACGGCCTCCACCTCAACAACTACGCCGTCAGCAAACTCATCGCCTTCTGCGCGCTCTCCGACTCCGGCAATCTCGGATACGCCTCTCTCCTCTTCAACCAAGTCCAGACCCCCAACACCTACATGTACAACACCCTGATCAGGGCCCACTCCACCAGCTCCGAGCCTTATCTGGCCATGCATTACTTCCGGCTTATGTTAAACCAGAGCGACTTAGAACCCGATAATTTTACGTTTCATTTCGTCATCTTGGGTTGCGTAAATTGCGCTTGGATTGTTCCGGGGAGGCAGATTCATAGTTGGGTGGTCAAGAATGGGATGGTTATAGTGGATGCTCATGTTCAGACTGCGCTTGTGAGGTTGTATGTGGAATGCAGGGTTTTAGGGGATGCACAcaaggtgttcgatgaaattTCTGAGAGAGATATGGTACAGTGGAATGTGATCATGAATGGGTATGTGAAGTGTGGCTTGGCTTCTGAGGCTTTGAGGGTTTTTCGGGATATGTTGGTGCGTGGGTTTGAGCCTGATGATTTTTGTGTGGCTACGGGGCTCGCGGCGTGTGCTCATTTGGGGGCTCTTTGGCAGGGGAAGTGGATTCATGAGTATGTTACAAAGAGGAAAGGGTTGGATTCTGATGTGTTTA encodes the following:
- the LOC133726434 gene encoding pentatricopeptide repeat-containing protein At3g28660-like, coding for MQQTHMKQLVYTRIQAWKRCMSLAQRCTNMRILKPSHAVFITHGLHLNNYAVSKLIAFCALSDSGNLGYASLLFNQVQTPNTYMYNTLIRAHSTSSEPYLAMHYFRLMLNQSDLEPDNFTFHFVILGCVNCAWIVPGRQIHSWVVKNGMVIVDAHVQTALVRLYVECRVLGDAHKVFDEISERDMVQWNVIMNGYVKCGLASEALRVFRDMLVRGFEPDDFCVATGLAACAHLGALWQGKWIHEYVTKRKGLDSDVFIGTALVDMYAKCGCIDLAVEVFEGMAKRNVVSWSAMIGAFGVHGYAAEAISCLERMQVDDGIKPDGVVLLGVLMACTHAGLLEKGKALLDNMKAQYGIVPKHEHYSCVIDLLCKAGRLSDAFELIRRMPMKPLASVWGALLSGCRIHNNVDLAEIAVEQLLQLANDDRGEEVGAYVQLSNIYLGARRSEDALRIRKMIGENGIKKTPGCSMLEVDGKVNEFVSGDVSHSHRVQICTMLDLISADSFQEL